Proteins from one Scylla paramamosain isolate STU-SP2022 chromosome 3, ASM3559412v1, whole genome shotgun sequence genomic window:
- the LOC135089670 gene encoding proliferation-associated protein 2G4-like: protein MSDHEEEHTIAEDLVVTKYKMAGEIVNRVLKLLVAKCVPLASVRDICAEGDRLLEEETNKVFKKEKDLKKGIAFPVCASVNNCINHYSPLASEGDTILQEGDLVKIDMGAHIDGFIAVVGHTVVVGASKTNKVKGRKADVMMAAHNAAEAALRLVKPGNQNFAVTDTVTKIAEVYKCKPVEGMVSFQLQQGRIDGEKTIVQNPTEAQRKEVEKHEFETHEVYGVDVIISTGEGQGKEAEARVTVFRKTEESYSLKLKASREFFSKVQKNHGTMPFNIRSFDDEKKARLGVTECVSHKLVDPYPVLWEKSGEYVAQFKFTVLLMPTGQHKITGLPFENSLYDTKFKIDDPELKQIITASTNNKNAKKKKKKAEREAATVVKSED from the exons ATGAGCGACCatgaggaggaacacacaaTTGCGGAGGACCTCGTCGTCACCAAGTACAAAATGGCAGGGGAGATAGTGAACC GTGTTCTGAAGCTCTTGGTAGCAAAATGTGTGCCTCTGGCCTCAGTTCGTGATATCTGTGCTGAGGGTGATCGTCTCCTGGAGGAAGAAACCAACAAGGTttttaaaaaagagaaagatttaaAGAAGGGAATTGCCTTCCCAGTTTGTGCATCTGTGAACAATTGCATCAACCATTATTCTCCCCTTGCATCGGAGGGTGACACAATTCTTCAGGAAGGTGATCTAGTCAAGATTGATATGGGGGCACACATTGATGGGTTCATTGCTGTAGTTGGACACACCGTGGTGGTTGGGGCATCAAAGACAAACAAG GTCAAAGGACGAAAAGCTGATGTGATGATGGCAGCTCACAATGCAGCTGAAGCAGCCTTACGTTTAGTTAAGCCTGGTAACCAAAATTTTGCTGTTACTGATACTGTCACAAAGATTGCTGAAGTCTACAAGTGCAAACCAGTGGAAGGGATGGTGTCCTTCCAGCTGCAGCAAGGCAGGATTGATGGAGAGAAGACCATTGTTCAGAATCCCACTGAAGCTCAGCGAAAGGAGGTTGAAAAGCATGAATTTGAGACTCATGAAGTGTATGGTGTTGACGTGATCATCTCAACTGGAGAAGGACAG GGGAAAGAAGCAGAGGCTCGTGTAACAGTGTttaggaaaacagaagagagcTACAGTTTGAAGCTGAAGGCATCAAGAGAATTCTTCAGCAAG GTTCAAAAAAATCATGGCACAATGCCTTTCAACATCAGGTCCTTTgatgatgagaaaaaggctCGTTTGGGAGTGACAGAGTGTGTGTCTCATAAGCTTGTAGACCCATACCCAGTCCTTTGGGAGAAG AGTGGAGAATATGTTGCCCAGTTCAAGTTTACTGTCCTGTTGATGCCAACTGGCCAACATAAGATTACAGGTCTGCCATTTGAAAATTCATTGTATGACACCAAGTTCAAGATAGATGATCCAGAGCTGAAG cAAATAATAACAGCATCTACCAATAATAAGAAtgccaagaagaagaaaaagaaggcagaGAGGGAAGCAGCCACAGTTGTCAAGAGTGAGGACTAG